One part of the Camelus dromedarius isolate mCamDro1 chromosome 33, mCamDro1.pat, whole genome shotgun sequence genome encodes these proteins:
- the LOC105095412 gene encoding ryanodine receptor 2-like: protein MWKDREVASRPGERADSDRTVAGVGGVAAVVDMWIRISLMLKHLSYGNGSLHVDAAFQQTLWSVAPISSGSEAAQGYLIGSDVLRLLHGHMDECLTVPSGEHG, encoded by the exons ATGTGGAAAGACCGAGAAGTCGCGTCCCGACCTGGGGAGCGTGCGGATTCTGACAGGACTGTCGCCGGCGTTGGAGGTGTTGCCGCAGTCGTGGATATGTGGATACGCATTTCCCTCATGTTAAAG CACTTGTCCTACGGCAATGGCAGCTTACACGTGGATGCCGCCTTCCAGCAGACCCTCTGGAGCGTGGCCCCCATCAGCTCAGGAAGCGAAGCAGCCCAAG GGTATCTCATCGGCAGTGACGTCCTCAGGTTGCTTCATGGACACATGGACGAGTGCCTCACTGTCCCCTCAGGAGAACATGGCTAA